Proteins encoded together in one Synechococcus sp. A15-62 window:
- a CDS encoding transglycosylase domain-containing protein has translation MNRTRLHWALIAGTAAAVGVGAALGMRALTEMVDATLPDARGIASFNRPGTITLLSTNGKVIQKLGPATREKVKPGAMPPTVAEAFIAAEDRRFYQHDGVDGWGIARAIVTNVRQGAVREGASTITQQLARTVFLSQDRTITRKLKEAALAMKLERQLSKQQILEQYLNYVYLGSGAYGVADAAWIYFSKTPEQLTVPEAALIAGLPPAPSIYSPLVNPDLAKEQRSIVLDRMAQAGFISTSEAERGRTSPLGLKPATPKYFNSSAPYFTTWIAQELPKFLTPEQLEVGGVKVRTSLNLDWQKKAQQVIRANAPFDTEGAMVSIDPGNGLVRVMVGGKDFSKSQFNRTILALRSPGSTFKLFPYAAAIDRGMKPETKVFDAQRCWNGYCPKNFGNKYYGNISLADALKNSLNTVAVQLQDIVGFDAVIDIANNFNIGTERPLGKYYPMAIGAYEQTILDMTAAYAGMANRGVFFKPSPFEEIRGPKNELLWSRRLSDNRGKRAVDSDVADTMNWMLQRVVTGGTGIAAKLDDRQVAGKTGTSENTRDLWFIGSIPQLTTGVWFGYDDDRATKSTSGEAAWAWKQFMLQIKDEIPVRNFPDKPKTKRKVRLAVDPKTIAKPPKTQPKPKQKATAEQDAAQPTVETDQPTPTPVAPAPRQTPYLWRNSAPDRNIDRQGRRWTRD, from the coding sequence GTGAACCGTACCCGCCTGCACTGGGCACTGATCGCTGGCACAGCAGCTGCAGTGGGCGTTGGAGCTGCTCTGGGCATGCGCGCTCTGACGGAAATGGTGGATGCCACGCTTCCGGATGCCCGCGGGATTGCCAGCTTCAATCGGCCGGGAACGATCACCCTGCTCTCCACCAATGGCAAGGTGATTCAGAAGCTTGGGCCAGCGACGCGGGAGAAGGTGAAGCCCGGCGCGATGCCACCAACGGTGGCGGAGGCTTTCATCGCCGCAGAAGACCGGCGCTTCTATCAGCACGATGGTGTGGATGGCTGGGGCATCGCCAGGGCCATCGTCACCAATGTCCGCCAGGGCGCGGTTAGGGAAGGGGCGAGCACCATCACCCAGCAGCTGGCTCGAACCGTCTTTTTGAGCCAGGACCGCACAATCACCCGCAAACTCAAGGAGGCGGCTCTGGCCATGAAGCTGGAGCGTCAACTGAGCAAGCAGCAGATCCTCGAGCAGTACCTCAACTACGTGTACCTGGGGTCCGGTGCCTATGGCGTTGCCGATGCGGCCTGGATCTACTTCTCCAAAACCCCGGAGCAGCTCACGGTTCCTGAAGCAGCCCTGATCGCCGGGCTGCCCCCGGCCCCATCAATTTATTCACCCCTTGTGAACCCAGATCTGGCAAAAGAGCAGCGCTCGATCGTTCTGGACCGCATGGCCCAGGCCGGATTCATCTCCACCAGCGAAGCGGAGCGAGGTCGCACCAGCCCGCTTGGACTGAAGCCCGCAACACCCAAGTACTTCAACAGTTCAGCGCCTTACTTCACCACCTGGATTGCCCAGGAGCTGCCCAAATTCTTGACGCCCGAACAATTGGAAGTGGGCGGAGTCAAGGTGCGCACCAGCCTGAATCTCGACTGGCAGAAGAAAGCTCAGCAGGTGATTCGAGCCAATGCCCCCTTCGACACCGAAGGTGCGATGGTTTCGATCGATCCCGGCAACGGGCTGGTGCGGGTGATGGTGGGCGGCAAGGATTTCTCCAAGAGCCAGTTCAACCGCACCATCCTGGCGCTGCGCTCTCCGGGCTCCACCTTCAAGCTGTTTCCCTACGCCGCCGCCATTGATCGGGGCATGAAGCCCGAAACCAAAGTGTTTGATGCCCAGCGTTGCTGGAACGGCTACTGCCCCAAAAACTTTGGCAACAAGTACTACGGCAACATCTCCCTTGCCGATGCGCTGAAGAACTCGCTGAACACAGTGGCAGTTCAACTGCAGGACATCGTTGGATTTGATGCCGTGATCGATATCGCCAACAACTTCAACATCGGCACCGAGCGACCTCTCGGCAAGTACTACCCCATGGCCATCGGGGCCTACGAGCAAACCATCCTCGACATGACCGCCGCCTATGCCGGAATGGCCAACCGCGGAGTGTTCTTCAAACCCAGCCCCTTTGAGGAAATTCGCGGACCCAAGAATGAGCTGCTTTGGAGCCGGCGCCTGAGCGACAACCGAGGCAAGCGGGCGGTTGATAGTGATGTGGCAGACACCATGAACTGGATGCTGCAGCGGGTGGTGACCGGCGGCACCGGCATCGCCGCCAAACTCGATGATCGACAGGTGGCCGGAAAGACGGGAACCTCAGAAAACACCCGCGATCTCTGGTTCATCGGCTCGATTCCTCAGCTCACAACAGGCGTCTGGTTCGGATACGACGACGACCGCGCCACCAAAAGCACCAGCGGCGAAGCGGCATGGGCGTGGAAGCAATTCATGCTCCAGATCAAGGACGAGATCCCCGTACGCAACTTCCCCGACAAACCCAAGACGAAGCGAAAAGTGCGTTTGGCTGTCGACCCGAAAACGATTGCCAAGCCGCCGAAGACCCAACCCAAACCAAAGCAGAAGGCGACCGCCGAGCAAGATGCCGCTCAACCAACGGTTGAGACAGACCAACCCACACCCACGCCCGTGGCACCTGCACCTCGCCAGACGCCTTACCTCTGGAGAAACAGCGCTCCAGACCGCAACATCGATCGCCAGGGACGACGCTGGACACGGGATTGA
- the ubiE gene encoding bifunctional demethylmenaquinone methyltransferase/2-methoxy-6-polyprenyl-1,4-benzoquinol methylase UbiE: MKPGDPAAVEQLFDAVAPRYDRLNDVLSFGLHRQWKRQLVRALKPVAGEHWLDLCCGTGDLALELGRCVRPAGAVTGLDAAAAPLERARQRQQQQPWLPVTFQQGDALQTGLPSACADGAVMAYGLRNLADPLQGLQELRRLLKPGGRAGVLDFNRLPQSGAAAAFQRFYLRRLVVPAAASVGLREEYAYLEKSLERFPDGPEQERLAQEAGFAEAIHRSVVGKQMGVLILRA, encoded by the coding sequence ATGAAGCCTGGTGATCCCGCGGCGGTAGAACAGCTGTTTGACGCTGTCGCTCCCCGCTACGACCGCCTCAACGATGTGCTCAGTTTCGGGTTGCATCGCCAGTGGAAACGTCAGTTGGTGCGTGCCCTGAAGCCAGTGGCAGGCGAGCATTGGCTTGATCTGTGCTGCGGAACGGGGGACCTTGCCTTGGAGCTTGGGCGCTGTGTTCGCCCCGCTGGTGCGGTGACCGGTCTGGATGCCGCCGCTGCTCCCTTGGAGCGGGCCCGCCAGCGCCAACAGCAGCAGCCTTGGTTGCCGGTGACCTTCCAGCAGGGGGATGCTCTGCAAACCGGCTTGCCCAGCGCCTGCGCTGATGGCGCGGTGATGGCCTACGGATTGCGCAACCTGGCGGACCCTCTGCAGGGGCTGCAGGAACTCCGCCGGTTGTTGAAGCCCGGCGGCCGCGCCGGGGTGCTCGATTTCAACCGTCTGCCCCAAAGCGGCGCTGCCGCCGCCTTCCAGCGTTTTTATCTGCGTCGCCTGGTGGTGCCCGCTGCCGCCTCTGTGGGCTTACGGGAGGAGTACGCCTACCTGGAGAAGAGTCTGGAGCGCTTCCCTGATGGACCTGAGCAGGAGCGCTTGGCACAGGAGGCGGGATTTGCTGAAGCGATCCATCGCTCTGTTGTGGGAAAACAGATGGGGGTTTTGATTCTCAGGGCGTGA
- a CDS encoding methylated-DNA--[protein]-cysteine S-methyltransferase produces MPPKDPSVEPYVSGGTFDQRVWSQVARIPHGRLATYGQIAELIGAFGCARQLGWALRRLKLPSVVPWHRVVNAQGRISMSLSREGSDWIQRDLLLAEGIPVDAEGRLPLRQFLWHPDAHAGD; encoded by the coding sequence ATCCCGCCCAAGGATCCCTCCGTTGAACCGTACGTCTCCGGCGGCACGTTTGATCAACGTGTCTGGAGCCAGGTGGCCCGCATCCCCCACGGTCGCTTGGCGACCTACGGCCAGATCGCTGAGTTGATCGGTGCCTTTGGTTGTGCGCGTCAGCTGGGTTGGGCGCTGCGGCGTCTCAAGCTCCCGTCCGTCGTTCCCTGGCATCGCGTGGTCAACGCCCAGGGGCGGATTTCGATGAGCCTCAGCCGTGAGGGCAGTGACTGGATCCAGCGTGATCTGCTGCTGGCTGAGGGCATTCCTGTGGATGCGGAGGGACGCTTGCCGCTGCGTCAGTTCCTCTGGCACCCGGACGCCCATGCTGGGGATTGA
- the chlG gene encoding chlorophyll synthase ChlG, which translates to MSDARQLLGMKGASGTTNIWKLRLQLMKPVTWIPLIWGVICGAAASGNYEWRVDHVLVAFACMLMSGPLLAGFTQTINDYYDREIDAINEPYRPIPSGAIPLGQVKLQIWVLLLAGLGVSYGLDRWAGHATPVVFLLALGGSFVSYIYSAPPLKLKQNGWLGNYALGASYIALPWWAGQALFGQLTWGTALLTLAYSLAGLGIAVVNDFKSVEGDRELGLQSLPVVFGIKRASWISAAMIDVFQLAMVAVLIGIGQHFAAVLLVLLIVPQITFQDIWLLRDPVAFDVKYQASAQPFLVLGMLVTALAVGHSPLTQVM; encoded by the coding sequence GTGAGCGACGCCCGTCAGCTGCTTGGGATGAAGGGTGCCTCAGGCACCACCAACATCTGGAAGCTGCGGCTGCAGCTGATGAAACCGGTCACCTGGATCCCCTTGATCTGGGGGGTGATCTGTGGTGCCGCAGCGAGCGGTAATTACGAGTGGCGGGTGGACCACGTGCTCGTCGCCTTTGCCTGCATGTTGATGAGTGGCCCCTTACTGGCGGGCTTCACCCAGACCATCAACGACTATTACGACCGCGAGATCGACGCGATCAACGAGCCCTACCGCCCGATCCCCTCGGGAGCGATTCCCCTGGGCCAGGTCAAGCTGCAGATCTGGGTTCTGCTGCTTGCGGGTTTGGGCGTGTCCTACGGCCTTGACCGATGGGCCGGTCACGCCACGCCTGTGGTTTTTCTACTGGCGTTGGGAGGCTCCTTTGTGAGCTACATCTATTCAGCCCCCCCGCTGAAGCTCAAGCAGAATGGCTGGCTCGGGAACTACGCCCTCGGTGCCAGCTACATCGCTCTGCCCTGGTGGGCAGGCCAAGCCCTGTTTGGCCAGCTGACCTGGGGCACAGCACTGCTGACCCTGGCCTACAGCCTTGCAGGTCTCGGCATTGCTGTGGTCAACGACTTCAAGAGCGTTGAAGGCGACCGAGAACTCGGGCTTCAATCGTTGCCGGTGGTGTTCGGCATCAAACGGGCCAGTTGGATCAGCGCCGCAATGATCGATGTTTTTCAGCTGGCGATGGTTGCCGTCCTGATCGGGATCGGCCAGCATTTCGCAGCGGTTCTGCTGGTTCTCTTGATCGTTCCCCAGATCACCTTCCAGGACATCTGGTTGCTGCGAGACCCCGTGGCCTTTGACGTGAAATATCAGGCCAGTGCCCAACCCTTCCTGGTGCTCGGCATGTTGGTGACCGCTCTGGCCGTGGGCCACAGCCCCTTGACCCAGGTGATGTGA
- the trmH gene encoding tRNA (guanosine(18)-2'-O)-methyltransferase TrmH → MPLLPRRFERLKSVLNHRMADLTVLLEHVEKPHNLSAILRSCDAVGALKAHAVSFDGRPRTFNSTAQGSQKWVPLHDHPDTETAIRYLKAKGFRLYGTHLGVDAKDYRECDFTGPTAFVLGAEKWGLTDQARDLMDEALFIPMRGMVQSLNVSVATATLLFEALRQRQVAGLAPTQGEGLKPEQYQQLLFEWSYPEVARWCREQERPYPALSEEGELMEELPRTVKLRC, encoded by the coding sequence ATGCCCCTGCTGCCGCGACGGTTTGAGCGGCTGAAATCCGTGCTGAACCACCGCATGGCGGATCTCACGGTGCTGCTCGAACACGTGGAGAAACCCCACAACCTCTCCGCCATCCTGCGCAGCTGTGATGCCGTCGGGGCGCTGAAAGCCCACGCGGTGAGTTTTGACGGGCGGCCACGCACCTTCAACAGCACGGCCCAGGGCAGCCAGAAATGGGTGCCTTTGCACGACCATCCCGACACCGAAACAGCCATCCGCTATCTCAAAGCGAAAGGGTTCCGGCTCTACGGAACCCATCTCGGGGTGGATGCCAAGGACTACCGGGAGTGCGACTTCACTGGACCCACCGCCTTCGTGCTCGGGGCGGAGAAATGGGGGCTGACCGATCAGGCCCGGGACCTGATGGATGAAGCGCTGTTCATCCCGATGCGCGGCATGGTTCAGTCCCTGAACGTGTCGGTCGCCACCGCGACCTTGCTGTTTGAGGCGCTGCGCCAACGCCAAGTGGCCGGCCTGGCTCCAACCCAGGGGGAAGGCCTGAAGCCAGAGCAGTACCAGCAGTTGCTGTTTGAGTGGTCCTACCCCGAGGTGGCCCGCTGGTGCCGGGAGCAGGAACGGCCTTACCCCGCCTTGAGTGAGGAGGGAGAGCTGATGGAGGAGTTGCCGCGAACTGTGAAGCTGCGCTGCTGA
- a CDS encoding 16S rRNA (cytosine(967)-C(5))-methyltransferase, translated as MLLLSDSAPIGLLPRRLAWDVLQAVAAGAYADVALERVLRERDLKAPDRGLVTELAYGAIRQRRTLDAWLDRLGKVPALKQPPKLRWLLHVGLYQLLLMERIPDSAAVNTAVELAKTSKGLARLAPVVNGVLRAALRAREAGETLQRPNDLAAQLAQAHSLPDWFTRLLIEWRGAEGAAAVASACNRVPDLDLRVNRLRSSPAQVQQDLAAAGISTESIVGCPDGLRISGHSGDLRHWPGYAEGHWCVQDCSAQWIAPLLDPKRGDRILDACAAPGGKATHLAELVGDQAEIWAVDRSAGRLKRVAANAARLGLASINALAADAANLLEQRPQWRESFQRILIDAPCSGLGTLARHPDSRWRVTPQSIRGLLPQQQALLDGLLPLLAPQGVLVYATCTIHPDENQAQIQALLKRHPTLRLEQESQLWPDQASGGDGFYSAVLQRA; from the coding sequence GTGCTGCTCTTGTCTGATTCGGCTCCGATTGGACTGCTGCCGCGCCGTCTCGCCTGGGATGTGTTGCAGGCGGTTGCGGCTGGAGCTTATGCCGATGTGGCGCTGGAGCGGGTGCTGCGGGAGCGGGACCTCAAGGCACCCGATCGGGGATTGGTGACCGAGCTGGCCTATGGCGCGATTCGCCAACGGCGCACTCTCGATGCCTGGCTGGATCGGTTGGGCAAGGTGCCGGCGTTGAAGCAGCCGCCCAAGTTGCGCTGGCTGTTGCATGTGGGTCTTTATCAACTGCTGTTGATGGAGCGGATTCCAGATTCAGCAGCGGTGAACACCGCCGTGGAGTTGGCCAAAACCAGCAAGGGATTGGCCCGGCTGGCCCCTGTGGTGAATGGGGTGCTCCGGGCGGCGCTGCGGGCACGGGAGGCCGGCGAAACCCTGCAACGGCCCAACGATCTGGCGGCTCAGCTGGCCCAGGCCCATTCCCTGCCGGATTGGTTCACCCGGTTGTTGATCGAGTGGCGCGGGGCGGAGGGGGCCGCGGCGGTGGCCAGCGCCTGCAACCGTGTGCCGGATCTGGATTTGCGGGTGAATCGGTTGCGATCGAGCCCTGCGCAGGTGCAGCAGGATCTGGCCGCGGCTGGCATCAGCACTGAGTCCATCGTTGGTTGTCCCGATGGCCTGCGCATCTCAGGCCACAGCGGCGATCTGCGCCACTGGCCCGGCTATGCCGAGGGCCATTGGTGTGTGCAGGATTGTTCGGCGCAATGGATTGCACCTCTGCTCGATCCCAAACGGGGGGATCGCATCCTGGATGCCTGTGCGGCTCCGGGGGGCAAAGCCACCCATTTGGCGGAGTTGGTGGGGGATCAGGCGGAGATCTGGGCTGTGGACCGTTCAGCCGGACGGCTCAAGCGCGTTGCGGCCAATGCCGCCCGGCTGGGCCTTGCCTCTATCAATGCCCTGGCTGCGGATGCCGCCAATCTTTTGGAGCAGCGCCCCCAATGGCGTGAGTCTTTCCAGAGGATTTTGATCGATGCCCCCTGCTCGGGGCTTGGAACGCTGGCCCGTCATCCCGATTCCCGTTGGCGGGTGACGCCCCAATCCATTCGTGGTCTTTTGCCCCAACAACAGGCTCTGCTGGATGGCCTTCTGCCGTTGTTGGCTCCCCAAGGCGTGTTGGTGTACGCCACCTGCACCATTCATCCCGATGAAAATCAGGCACAGATTCAGGCTCTGTTGAAGCGTCACCCAACGCTGCGCCTGGAGCAGGAGAGCCAGCTCTGGCCAGATCAAGCCAGCGGGGGAGATGGGTTCTATTCGGCTGTGCTGCAGCGGGCCTAG
- the glyQ gene encoding glycine--tRNA ligase subunit alpha yields the protein MYFQDIISTLNRFWADQGCLLLQPYDTEKGAGTMSPHTVLRAIGPEPWAVAYPEPCRRPTDGRYGDNPNRAQHYFQYQVLIKPSPDGIQETYLASLEALGIKAADHDIRFVEDNWESPTLGAWGVGWEVWLDGMEVTQFTYFQQCGGIDCKPVSIEITYGLERLAMYLQDVESIWDLSWNSERSYGEIWLPFEKGQCHFNFEASNPERLKQLFAIYEAEAADLIEKQLPAPALDFVLKCSHTFNLLEARGVISVTERTATIGRIRNLARRVAEAWLAEREALGFPLLKGGTLETAA from the coding sequence TTGTACTTTCAGGACATCATCAGCACGCTCAACAGATTCTGGGCGGATCAGGGGTGTCTGTTGTTGCAGCCCTACGACACCGAGAAGGGTGCCGGCACCATGAGCCCCCACACGGTGCTTCGTGCCATCGGGCCAGAACCCTGGGCGGTGGCTTACCCCGAACCCTGCCGTCGCCCCACCGACGGCCGTTATGGCGATAACCCCAATCGAGCCCAGCACTACTTCCAATACCAGGTGCTGATCAAGCCATCCCCAGATGGCATCCAGGAGACCTACCTGGCGTCACTGGAGGCGTTGGGCATCAAGGCCGCTGACCACGACATCCGTTTCGTCGAAGACAATTGGGAGTCCCCCACCCTCGGCGCCTGGGGTGTGGGCTGGGAAGTGTGGCTCGACGGCATGGAGGTGACCCAGTTCACTTATTTCCAGCAATGCGGCGGCATCGACTGCAAGCCCGTTTCGATTGAGATCACCTACGGCCTCGAGCGGCTCGCCATGTACCTCCAAGACGTGGAGAGCATTTGGGACCTCAGCTGGAACAGCGAACGCAGTTACGGCGAGATCTGGCTGCCGTTTGAAAAGGGGCAGTGCCACTTCAACTTTGAGGCCTCCAATCCCGAGCGGCTCAAGCAGTTGTTCGCCATCTACGAAGCGGAAGCGGCTGATCTGATCGAGAAGCAGCTGCCGGCACCGGCCTTGGATTTCGTTCTGAAGTGCAGCCACACCTTCAACCTGCTGGAGGCCCGTGGCGTGATTTCCGTGACGGAGCGCACCGCCACTATCGGCCGGATCCGCAACCTGGCCCGCAGGGTCGCCGAAGCTTGGCTGGCGGAACGGGAGGCGCTTGGTTTCCCGCTCTTGAAAGGGGGAACTCTCGAGACAGCGGCCTGA
- a CDS encoding sensor histidine kinase KdpD, producing the protein MAQRASSNLQALNNYLVLMIMVWGSCLAITLLSVSWVVRRVVQPLDQLNAASSELTADTLATAKLQLGEGPIEVMQLSRTYNDLLERLAQSWSQQRQFVSAVSHELRTPLTIVQGYLHRTIKRGDNLNANQVKELQTAEEESIRMRRLLDDLLDLSRGDSGRLAITKEPVRLADQLEQVADLARNTLSRPLLLELPEDPTARDAVAQADPARLRQVLLDLIENADKYSPGEAAIRLVLRQSDSAVLIDVIDQGIGIPETELNKVFERFQRGSNAPLKTGSGLGLSVVKLLVEGMGGSIEVHSRLGEGSCFTVVLPS; encoded by the coding sequence ATGGCCCAACGGGCCAGCTCCAACCTTCAGGCCCTGAACAACTATCTGGTGTTGATGATCATGGTGTGGGGCAGCTGCCTGGCCATCACCCTGCTGAGCGTGAGCTGGGTGGTGCGGCGGGTGGTGCAGCCATTGGATCAGCTCAATGCCGCCAGCTCTGAACTCACCGCCGACACCCTGGCCACAGCAAAACTTCAGCTGGGCGAAGGCCCGATCGAAGTGATGCAGCTGAGCCGTACTTACAACGACCTGCTCGAACGGCTGGCCCAATCCTGGAGCCAGCAACGCCAGTTCGTGAGCGCTGTTAGCCACGAACTGCGCACCCCCCTCACCATCGTTCAGGGCTATCTGCACCGCACGATCAAACGGGGCGACAACCTCAATGCCAACCAGGTGAAGGAGCTTCAAACCGCCGAGGAGGAAAGCATCCGCATGCGCCGGCTGCTGGACGATCTGCTGGACCTCTCCCGCGGCGACTCCGGCCGGTTGGCAATCACCAAGGAGCCGGTTCGCCTCGCCGACCAACTGGAACAGGTGGCCGATCTGGCCCGCAACACCTTGAGCCGCCCGCTGCTGCTGGAGCTGCCTGAAGATCCAACAGCCCGTGATGCGGTGGCCCAGGCCGATCCCGCTCGCCTGCGCCAGGTGCTGCTGGATCTGATCGAAAACGCCGACAAGTATTCCCCTGGGGAGGCCGCCATCAGACTGGTGCTGCGGCAGAGCGACAGTGCCGTCTTGATCGATGTGATTGACCAAGGCATCGGCATTCCTGAAACCGAGTTGAACAAGGTGTTTGAACGTTTTCAGCGCGGCAGTAACGCCCCCCTAAAAACAGGCTCAGGCTTAGGACTTTCCGTTGTGAAGCTGCTTGTGGAGGGCATGGGCGGCAGCATTGAGGTGCACAGCCGCCTCGGCGAAGGCAGCTGCTTCACCGTGGTGTTGCCCTCATGA
- a CDS encoding DUF2862 domain-containing protein produces the protein MSQADAISIGSKVRVTRVRDRIPQAMVDLLKKDANGTVKDFRTVDGKGIGVVVELSDGSTSWFFEDEIAAA, from the coding sequence ATGTCCCAGGCTGACGCCATCTCGATCGGCTCCAAGGTTCGCGTGACCCGCGTGCGTGATCGCATTCCCCAGGCCATGGTTGACCTTCTGAAGAAGGACGCCAACGGCACGGTGAAGGATTTCCGCACCGTCGACGGCAAAGGAATCGGTGTGGTTGTTGAGCTCAGCGATGGCTCCACCAGCTGGTTCTTCGAAGACGAAATCGCCGCCGCCTGA
- the hisF gene encoding imidazole glycerol phosphate synthase subunit HisF yields the protein MVALRLIPCLDVARGRVVKGVNFVGLRDAGDPVELACRYSRAGADELVFLDIAASHEGRGTLIDMVRRTAESVTIPFTVGGGISTVEGITELLRAGADKVSLNSSAVRRPELVREGADQFGCQCIVVAIDARRRDAGGWDVYVKGGRENTGLDVVEWAQRVAGLGAGEILLTSMDGDGTQAGYDLALTRAVADAVPIPVIASGGAGCLDHIAEALDVGPTGGHASAALLASLLHDGVLTVEEIKQDLLSRGLTIRP from the coding sequence ATGGTTGCTCTGCGTCTGATTCCCTGCCTGGATGTCGCCCGGGGACGGGTGGTGAAAGGTGTCAATTTCGTTGGCCTGCGCGATGCCGGTGATCCAGTGGAGCTGGCTTGCCGTTACAGCCGTGCAGGGGCGGATGAACTCGTTTTCCTCGACATCGCAGCCAGCCATGAGGGGCGCGGCACCCTGATCGACATGGTGCGTCGAACCGCTGAATCGGTCACGATCCCTTTCACGGTTGGCGGTGGCATCAGCACCGTTGAAGGAATTACCGAGTTGTTGCGGGCCGGTGCCGACAAGGTGAGTCTCAACTCCTCTGCGGTGCGGCGGCCTGAGCTGGTTCGGGAGGGGGCCGATCAGTTCGGTTGCCAGTGCATTGTCGTGGCCATTGATGCCCGTCGGCGCGATGCCGGTGGCTGGGATGTGTACGTGAAGGGAGGACGCGAGAACACGGGCCTCGATGTTGTGGAGTGGGCCCAGCGGGTGGCTGGCCTCGGGGCAGGAGAGATCCTGCTCACCTCCATGGATGGTGATGGCACCCAGGCGGGATACGACCTTGCCCTGACCAGGGCCGTGGCCGATGCGGTCCCCATCCCGGTGATCGCCTCCGGTGGCGCGGGTTGCCTGGATCACATCGCTGAGGCCTTGGATGTGGGCCCCACAGGAGGCCATGCTTCCGCAGCCCTGCTGGCCTCGTTGCTGCACGACGGCGTTCTCACCGTGGAGGAAATCAAGCAAGATCTGCTCTCCCGTGGTCTGACGATCCGTCCATGA
- a CDS encoding ABC transporter permease, with amino-acid sequence MHLPEANLPVIRSLSTRMARWGLVIVGIYLLVALITPLLVTAGILPDANAGLENPIYAGPSWTHWCGTDRLGRDVCVRTMAGSGVALQVVLLAVGVALLVGVPLGMVSGYFGGAVDRLMVLLMDTLYTLPVLLLSVVLAFLLGKGIPNAAAALCVVYVPQYFRVVRNQTAQVKSELFVEAAQSLGAGPLWVLRRYLFRNVITSVPVLLTLNAADAVLVLGGLGFLGLGLPETVPEWGGDLNLALAAVPTGVWWTALFPGLAMFVLVLGLSFLGEGIEAWVSGAEARPASD; translated from the coding sequence ATGCATCTGCCTGAGGCCAACCTGCCCGTGATCCGCAGCCTCTCCACCCGTATGGCCCGTTGGGGCCTGGTGATTGTGGGGATCTACCTGCTGGTGGCTTTGATCACGCCGTTGTTGGTGACGGCTGGCATCCTTCCGGACGCCAATGCCGGCCTGGAGAACCCGATCTACGCCGGTCCCAGCTGGACCCATTGGTGCGGCACCGACAGGCTCGGCCGGGATGTGTGCGTGCGCACCATGGCCGGCAGTGGAGTGGCGCTTCAGGTGGTGTTGCTGGCGGTGGGTGTGGCCCTGCTGGTGGGTGTGCCCTTGGGCATGGTGAGTGGTTATTTCGGCGGGGCTGTCGATCGCCTGATGGTGCTGCTGATGGACACGCTCTACACCCTGCCGGTGTTGTTGCTTTCGGTGGTGTTGGCCTTTCTGCTGGGCAAGGGCATCCCCAATGCCGCCGCCGCCCTTTGTGTGGTGTACGTGCCGCAGTATTTCCGCGTGGTGCGCAACCAAACCGCCCAGGTGAAAAGCGAGCTGTTTGTGGAGGCCGCCCAGAGCCTGGGGGCAGGGCCGCTCTGGGTCCTGCGGCGCTACCTGTTCCGCAACGTGATCACCTCCGTGCCGGTGCTGCTCACCCTCAATGCCGCTGATGCGGTGCTGGTGCTTGGGGGATTGGGATTTCTCGGTCTGGGCTTGCCGGAGACCGTGCCTGAATGGGGTGGCGATCTCAATCTGGCCCTTGCAGCAGTGCCCACCGGGGTGTGGTGGACGGCGCTGTTCCCCGGTCTGGCGATGTTTGTGTTGGTGCTGGGGCTGTCCTTTCTTGGTGAAGGCATCGAGGCCTGGGTGAGCGGCGCAGAAGCCAGGCCCGCGTCAGACTGA